In Euzebya sp., a single genomic region encodes these proteins:
- a CDS encoding phosphotransferase family protein yields the protein RRAAADPAGLPPPRRAHVAPHAGVLAGLLPDREPTIRRIAEVARSAAGGPEGVVHGDLYEGQVLVDQRGALSLIDLDGAGTGPVLDDCATVVAHLWALAQWRPAAATRITRWADAYVAAATGIVDPHALRHRAAGVLLGLAAGGFAVGETTWHDTAVERLAAAARLAGIADEEVLMATSPRSHARPAR from the coding sequence CGGCGCGCCGCCGCCGACCCCGCCGGGCTGCCGCCCCCCCGCCGCGCGCACGTCGCCCCGCACGCCGGCGTGCTGGCCGGGCTGCTGCCCGACCGCGAGCCGACGATCCGCCGGATCGCCGAGGTCGCCCGATCCGCCGCCGGCGGGCCCGAGGGGGTGGTGCACGGCGACCTCTACGAGGGCCAGGTGCTCGTGGACCAGAGGGGGGCGCTGTCGCTCATCGACCTCGACGGCGCCGGCACCGGCCCGGTCCTCGACGACTGCGCGACCGTCGTCGCCCACCTGTGGGCGCTGGCGCAGTGGCGACCGGCCGCCGCCACGAGGATCACCCGCTGGGCGGACGCCTACGTGGCGGCCGCCACCGGCATCGTCGACCCGCACGCCCTCCGCCACCGGGCTGCCGGGGTCCTCCTCGGCCTCGCCGCGGGCGGGTTCGCCGTGGGCGAGACGACGTGGCACGACACCGCCGTCGAGCGACTCGCCGCAGCGGCCCGCCTCGCGGGGATCGCAGATGAGGAGGTCCTCATGGCCACCTCACCGCGGTCACATGCCCGACCGGCACGGTGA
- the purB gene encoding adenylosuccinate lyase, protein MCEPARVTTSSPLLNVLAARYASPAMADIWSAEGKVRRERQLWIAVLRAQAELGVDVDEQVIRDHEAVVDDVDLDSIAARERVTRHDVKARIEEFSALAGHEQVHKGMTSRDLTENVEQLQVRSSLLLVRDRCVAALVRLADLAIQHRDLVVAGRTHNVPAQAVTVGKRLANAGEELLAATERVDQLIERYPLRGIKGPVGTQQDQLDLLGDADAVVALERAVARHLGFTRVLDNVGQVYPRSLDLDVVSALVQVAAGPSSLATTLRLMAGQELATEGFQPGQVGSSAMPHKMNSRSCERINGFAVILSGHLAMAAGLAGDQWNEGDVSCSVVRRVMLPDAFLAVDGLFETFLTVLDDMGVYPAVIARELQRYLPFLGTTRILVAAVQRGVGREVAHDVVKEHAVAVALAMRERGQVANDLVERLAADDRLPLDREELTALLADEAAFVGRAPAQVDAFVEAVRPWRERVGDAATYTPAAIL, encoded by the coding sequence ATGTGCGAGCCTGCGCGCGTGACCACCTCCTCCCCGCTCCTGAACGTCCTCGCCGCCCGCTACGCCTCGCCGGCGATGGCCGACATCTGGTCCGCCGAGGGCAAGGTCCGCCGCGAGCGGCAGCTGTGGATCGCCGTCCTGCGCGCCCAGGCCGAGCTCGGCGTCGACGTCGACGAGCAGGTGATCCGCGACCACGAGGCCGTCGTCGACGACGTCGACCTCGACTCGATCGCCGCGCGCGAGCGGGTCACCCGCCACGACGTGAAGGCCCGCATCGAGGAGTTCAGCGCCCTGGCGGGCCACGAGCAGGTCCACAAGGGCATGACGTCCCGCGACCTGACCGAGAACGTGGAGCAGCTGCAGGTCCGCTCGAGCCTGCTCCTCGTCCGGGACCGCTGCGTCGCCGCCCTGGTGCGCCTCGCCGACCTGGCGATCCAGCACCGGGACCTCGTGGTCGCGGGGCGCACCCACAACGTGCCCGCCCAGGCGGTCACCGTCGGCAAGCGCCTGGCCAACGCGGGGGAGGAGCTGCTCGCCGCCACCGAGCGCGTGGACCAGCTCATCGAGCGCTACCCGCTGCGCGGCATCAAGGGCCCCGTCGGCACCCAGCAGGACCAGCTCGACCTGCTCGGCGACGCCGATGCCGTGGTCGCCCTCGAGCGGGCGGTCGCCCGCCACCTCGGCTTCACCCGGGTCCTCGACAACGTCGGTCAGGTGTACCCGCGCTCGCTGGACCTGGACGTCGTCAGCGCCCTGGTGCAGGTCGCGGCGGGCCCCTCCAGCCTGGCGACGACCTTGCGGCTGATGGCCGGCCAGGAGCTCGCCACCGAGGGCTTCCAACCCGGCCAGGTCGGCTCGTCCGCCATGCCGCACAAGATGAACTCGCGGTCGTGCGAGCGCATCAACGGCTTCGCCGTGATCCTCTCGGGACACCTGGCGATGGCCGCGGGGCTGGCGGGCGACCAGTGGAACGAGGGCGACGTGTCCTGCTCGGTGGTCCGCCGGGTCATGTTGCCCGACGCGTTCCTCGCCGTCGACGGGCTGTTCGAGACCTTCCTGACCGTCCTCGACGACATGGGCGTCTACCCGGCGGTGATCGCCCGCGAGCTCCAGCGGTACCTGCCGTTCCTCGGCACCACCCGCATCCTCGTCGCCGCCGTCCAGCGCGGCGTGGGCCGGGAGGTCGCCCACGACGTCGTCAAGGAGCACGCCGTCGCCGTCGCCCTCGCGATGCGGGAGCGGGGGCAGGTCGCCAACGACCTGGTCGAGCGCCTCGCCGCGGACGACCGCCTGCCCCTCGACCGCGAGGAGCTCACCGCGCTGCTGGCCGACGAGGCCGCCTTCGTGGGTCGGGCGCCCGCCCAGGTCGACGCGTTCGTCGAGGCCGTGCGGCCGTGGCGGGAGCGCGTCGGCGACGCCGCCACCTACACGCCGGCCGCCATCCTCTGA